From the Diospyros lotus cultivar Yz01 chromosome 13, ASM1463336v1, whole genome shotgun sequence genome, one window contains:
- the LOC127788741 gene encoding uncharacterized protein LOC127788741 produces MARQRSFPSRPGRRRFGELAVGTAADCTAVCCCGPCVVAKLLVMALYDLPCRVCRKARRRMTNRRKKNQMKKIGIGKRQPSISGGSLTFDESNKGGFGAMIIDRGGSEAAAADFEAEMWQLFRGGGFWRSLSQRDI; encoded by the coding sequence ATGGCGCGACAAAGATCGTTTCCGTCGCGCCCGGGCAGGCGGAGGTTCGGGGAATTGGCCGTGGGCACGGCGGCGGATTGCACGGCGGTGTGCTGTTGCGGCCCATGTGTGGTGGCGAAGCTACTGGTGATGGCGTTATACGATCTTCCTTGCCGAGTGTGCCGGAAGGCGAGGCGGAGGATGACGAACAGGAGGAAGAAGAATCAGATGAAGAAGATAGGCATCGGGAAGCGACAACCGTCCATCTCCGGTGGGAGTTTGACGTTTGATGAGTCGAACAAGGGCGGATTTGGAGCGATGATCATAGACCGCGGCGGCAGCGAGGCAGCGGCAGCCGATTTCGAGGCGGAGATGTGGCAGCTCTTCCGCGGGGGAGGGTTCTGGAGGAGCCTTTCGCAGAGGGACATCTGA